The following are encoded together in the Scomber scombrus chromosome 7, fScoSco1.1, whole genome shotgun sequence genome:
- the josd2 gene encoding josephin-2, translating to MSDGEVFHEKQRLELCAIHALNNVLQERVFTKETADDICKRLAPQCVVNPHRSVLGTGNYDVNVIMAALQSRELAAVWWDKRRTIQSLCVSKVQGFILNVPSRVSLGIVSLPLRRRHWLAVRQVNGQYYNLDSKLKSPVCIGGETELCIFLSEQLSQDVAEMLLVVRREVEEDGSWLISDNPK from the exons TTTCATGAGAAGCAACGACTGGAGCTGTGCGCTATTCATGCACTCAACAACGTGCTCCAGGAGCGGGTGTTCACCAAAGAGACAGCCGACGACATCTGCAAACG GCTGGCTCCACAGTGTGTGGTGAACCCCCATAGGTCAGTGTTAGGCACGGGGAACTATGACGTCAACGTCATCATGGCAGCACTACAGAGCCGCGAACTGGCTGCGGTGTGGTGGGACAAACGCAG GACGATACAGAGCCTCTGCGTGTCCAAGGTGCAAGGTTTCATTCTGAACGTTCCATCACGGGTATCGCTTGGGATCGTTTCCCTCCCCCTCCGACGGCGGCATTGGCTCGCAGTTCGGCAAGTTAACGGACAATACTACAACCTGGACTCCAAACTGAAGAGTCCGGTCTGCATCGGGGGAGAAACAGAACTATG CATATTTCTCAGTGAACAGCTTTCTCAGGACGTGGCAGAGATGCTCCTGGTTGTCcggagggaggtggaggaggacgGTTCATGGCTGATCTCTGACAACCCCAAGTAG
- the ttyh1 gene encoding protein tweety homolog 1 isoform X1, with translation MAAMTTVPSYSPSLWVRMCHALPRLDLTMQMRDNIFVPDSWEYQQTLLVLSSLSAIALVLSLLVVLSFLIHYCCCHRGDRSEGSEEEEEDEDGSTGHGYSGKKGRGICCVTWVAVASVTLCCVAIGIGFYGNSEANDGMYQLTSSLLTANYTLASIDLLISDTITGLQLSVSGPLTTMDELFTGSKPFLVSLRNCRRLSENVINLLSSISLARSSSDAGLGNDSSISGASIIPLTPVPPSMAPTMVPTSGLMPNPFSPGWAANTLMVNEDYRWLSYVLLLLLDLIVCLFILLGLAKQARWLLILMTVLAWLALFLSWGSLGLETATVVALSDFCSDPNTFVLNSTHFNTGTSSDVLDYYLTCSRRMNSPFQQLLTQSQRALSNIHTHLSSLERNALPQFPKAEKSLREVQQILNSTEGNFHQLVALLNCRGLNKDYIDSLKGLCYDGMEGLLYLSLYSFLSALAFTAILCSLPGAWRSFPSESEEYEDSDSESEDPFTSHQARRQTASGSQRGAMAPFYNYPGAGWTPPFSSAPPLP, from the exons ATGGCTGCCATGACAACGGTGCCCAGCTATAGCCCCTCGCTGTGGGTGAGGATGTGTCACGCCCTCCCCCGGCTGGACCTCACCATGCAGATGAGGGACAATATCTTTGTCCCCGACAGCTGGGAGTACCAGCAG aCTCTGCTGGTTTTGTCCAGCTTATCAGCCATCGCTCTTGTTCTCTCCCTCTTGGTGGTTCTCTCCTTCCTCATacactactgctgctgtcacCGTGGTGACCGGAGTGAGggatcagaggaggaggaggaggatgaagatggcAGCACAGGTCACGGTTACAGTGGGAAGAAGGGGAGGGGCATCTGCTGCGTCACGTGGGTGGCGGTGGCGTCCGTCACACTGTGTTG TGTTGCCATAGGCATCGGTTTCTATGGCAACAGCGAAGCTAATGATGGGATGTATCAGTTGACCTCGTCTCTTCTCACAGCCAATTATACGCTAGCTTCCATCGATCTGCTG ATTTCCGACACAATTACTGGACTGCAGCTGTCTGTGTCTGGCCCGCTGACCACAATGGACGAGCTTTTTACTGGCAGTAAACCTTTCCTGGTGTCGTTGCGGAACTGCCGGAGGTTATCTGAGAATGTGATcaacctcctctcctctatctcccTGGCCCGGTCCAGCAGCGACGCAGGCCTGGGCAATGACAGCAGTATCAGTGGGGCATCCATCATACCTCTGACCCCAGTACCTCCCTCGATGGCTCCTACAATGGTCCCCACCAGCGGCCTCATGCCCAACCCCTTTTCACCTGGCTGGGCGGCCAACACGCTGATGGTGAATGAGGACTACAG gtGGTTATCAtatgtgttgctgctgctacttgATCTCATAGTGTGTCTGTTCATCTTGCTGGGACTGGCCAAGCAAGCACGCTGGCTGCTCATCCT GATGACTGTGCTGGCATGGCTGGCTCTCTTCCTTAGCTGGGGCTCTCTGGGCTTGGAGACGGCTACTGTAGTG GCGCTCAGTGACTTCTGCTCAGATCCAAACACGTTCGTGCTCAACTCCACCCACTTCAACACTGGCACCAGCTCAG ATGTGTTGGATTATTACCTGACCTGCAGCAGGCGCATGAACAGTCCCTTCCAGCAG CTGCTGACCCAGTCGCAGAGGGCACTGTccaacatccacacacacctctccagCCTGGAGAGAAATGCTCTCCCGCAGTTCCCCAAAGCTGAG AAATCACTCAGGGAGGTTCAGCAGATACTCAACTCCACAGAAGGCAACTTTCATCAGTTGGTGGCACTTCTGAACTGCAGAGGTCTGAATAAG GACTATATTGATTCACTGAAAGGCCTGTGCTATGATGGGATGGAGGGATTGCTCTACCTCTCCCTTTactctttcctctctgctctggcCTTCACTGCTATTCTCTGCTCTCTGCCTGGTGCCTGGAGGAGCTTCCCCAG TGAATCAGAAGAGTACGAAGACTCGGACAGCGAGAGTGAGGACCCCTTCACCTCCCATCAGGCACGTAGACAGACGGCCTCGGGGTCTCAGCGAGGGGCCATGGCCCCCTTCTATAATTACCCGGGGGCAGGGTGGACACCCCCCTTTTCTAGCGCGCCGCCCCTCCCGTga
- the ttyh1 gene encoding protein tweety homolog 1 isoform X2, which produces MAAMTTVPSYSPSLWVRMCHALPRLDLTMQMRDNIFVPDSWEYQQTLLVLSSLSAIALVLSLLVVLSFLIHYCCCHRGDRSEGSEEEEEDEDGSTGHGYSGKKGRGICCVTWVAVASVTLCCVAIGIGFYGNSEANDGMYQLTSSLLTANYTLASIDLLISDTITGLQLSVSGPLTTMDELFTGSKPFLVSLRNCRRLSENVINLLSSISLARSSSDAGLGNDSSISGASIIPLTPVPPSMAPTMVPTSGLMPNPFSPGWAANTLMVNEDYRWLSYVLLLLLDLIVCLFILLGLAKQARWLLILMTVLAWLALFLSWGSLGLETATVVALSDFCSDPNTFVLNSTHFNTGTSSDVLDYYLTCSRRMNSPFQQLLTQSQRALSNIHTHLSSLERNALPQFPKAEKSLREVQQILNSTEGNFHQLVALLNCRGLNKDYIDSLKGLCYDGMEGLLYLSLYSFLSALAFTAILCSLPGAWRSFPSESEEYEDSDSESEDPFTSHQDSKRFLQWQPWL; this is translated from the exons ATGGCTGCCATGACAACGGTGCCCAGCTATAGCCCCTCGCTGTGGGTGAGGATGTGTCACGCCCTCCCCCGGCTGGACCTCACCATGCAGATGAGGGACAATATCTTTGTCCCCGACAGCTGGGAGTACCAGCAG aCTCTGCTGGTTTTGTCCAGCTTATCAGCCATCGCTCTTGTTCTCTCCCTCTTGGTGGTTCTCTCCTTCCTCATacactactgctgctgtcacCGTGGTGACCGGAGTGAGggatcagaggaggaggaggaggatgaagatggcAGCACAGGTCACGGTTACAGTGGGAAGAAGGGGAGGGGCATCTGCTGCGTCACGTGGGTGGCGGTGGCGTCCGTCACACTGTGTTG TGTTGCCATAGGCATCGGTTTCTATGGCAACAGCGAAGCTAATGATGGGATGTATCAGTTGACCTCGTCTCTTCTCACAGCCAATTATACGCTAGCTTCCATCGATCTGCTG ATTTCCGACACAATTACTGGACTGCAGCTGTCTGTGTCTGGCCCGCTGACCACAATGGACGAGCTTTTTACTGGCAGTAAACCTTTCCTGGTGTCGTTGCGGAACTGCCGGAGGTTATCTGAGAATGTGATcaacctcctctcctctatctcccTGGCCCGGTCCAGCAGCGACGCAGGCCTGGGCAATGACAGCAGTATCAGTGGGGCATCCATCATACCTCTGACCCCAGTACCTCCCTCGATGGCTCCTACAATGGTCCCCACCAGCGGCCTCATGCCCAACCCCTTTTCACCTGGCTGGGCGGCCAACACGCTGATGGTGAATGAGGACTACAG gtGGTTATCAtatgtgttgctgctgctacttgATCTCATAGTGTGTCTGTTCATCTTGCTGGGACTGGCCAAGCAAGCACGCTGGCTGCTCATCCT GATGACTGTGCTGGCATGGCTGGCTCTCTTCCTTAGCTGGGGCTCTCTGGGCTTGGAGACGGCTACTGTAGTG GCGCTCAGTGACTTCTGCTCAGATCCAAACACGTTCGTGCTCAACTCCACCCACTTCAACACTGGCACCAGCTCAG ATGTGTTGGATTATTACCTGACCTGCAGCAGGCGCATGAACAGTCCCTTCCAGCAG CTGCTGACCCAGTCGCAGAGGGCACTGTccaacatccacacacacctctccagCCTGGAGAGAAATGCTCTCCCGCAGTTCCCCAAAGCTGAG AAATCACTCAGGGAGGTTCAGCAGATACTCAACTCCACAGAAGGCAACTTTCATCAGTTGGTGGCACTTCTGAACTGCAGAGGTCTGAATAAG GACTATATTGATTCACTGAAAGGCCTGTGCTATGATGGGATGGAGGGATTGCTCTACCTCTCCCTTTactctttcctctctgctctggcCTTCACTGCTATTCTCTGCTCTCTGCCTGGTGCCTGGAGGAGCTTCCCCAG TGAATCAGAAGAGTACGAAGACTCGGACAGCGAGAGTGAGGACCCCTTCACCTCCCATCAG GACTCCAAACGTTTCCTCCAATGGCAACCCTGGCTATGA